One Phaseolus vulgaris cultivar G19833 chromosome 11, P. vulgaris v2.0, whole genome shotgun sequence genomic window carries:
- the LOC137806960 gene encoding uncharacterized protein, with protein sequence MSEFKVLFAESSSINRPSMFSGMNYAFWKIRMKIFMEYIDSGIWDAVVHRPFVPMQCNSAKEMWEVLEVTHDKMNDVKRARKHSLIQDYELFRMQPEENIVDVQMRFTHILNHLTGLGKVFDKEELNIQMLKCLYRSWQPKTTTISESRDLSKPSTTALFGKLIKHELELKRKTKGFSLKTSVQNDSSEEAGNVEHDETLSLLTRKFSRFLNKKGRDRTQQKKRYPKPNESNSSNYTCFGCGKTGHIKIDYPNNQTKEKSISKKVERNKGKIA encoded by the exons atgtctgagtttaaagtgctttttgctgagagttcgtctattaatagaccctCTATGTTTagtggaatgaattatgcattctggaaaataagaatgaaaattttcatggaatATATTGACAGTGGTATTTGGGATGCTGTGGTCCATAGACCTTTTGtgcctatgcag TGCAATtcggctaaggaaatgtgggaagTTTTGGAAGTAACACACGACAAAAtgaatgatgtgaagagagcaaggaaACATTCACTCATCCAAGACTATGAGCTTTTCAGGATGCAACCTGAAGAGAATATTGTTGATGTACAAATGCGGTTTACTCACATTTTAAACCATCTTACTGGACTTGGAAAGGTGTTCGACAAAGAAGAACTCAATATACAAATGCTGAAGTGCCTTTATAGGAGCTGGCAACCCAAAACTACTACAATTTCAGAAAGCAGAGATCTGTCTAAGCCGTCCACtactgcactgtttggaaaatTAATtaagcatgagctagagctcaaaAGGAAAACTAAAGGATTTTCCTTGAAAACAAGTGTACAAAATGATAGCAGTGAGGAAGCAGGGAATGTTGAACATGATGAAACATTGAGTCTACTCACAAGAAAGTTCAGCAGATTTCTGAATAAGAAAGGCAGAGATAGGACTCAACAAAAGAAAAGGTATCCTAAACCAAATGAATCTAATTCCTCTAACtacacttgttttggttgtggtaaaACAGGTCACATAAAGATTGATTATCCAAACAATCAAACAAAAGAGAAATCAATCAGCAAGAAGGTTGAAAGGAATAAGGGTAAAATAGCCTAG